In Triticum urartu cultivar G1812 chromosome 6, Tu2.1, whole genome shotgun sequence, the following proteins share a genomic window:
- the LOC125513808 gene encoding uncharacterized protein LOC125513808 isoform X1, giving the protein MTRNTTCQSTSWKPDPARILHHPPLSGDHQPACGWCAILQIEEASNFRWRRPQPAAGRAMVARHRHPPSRSAPPERWSEGHFLQGSGEHPHPDPICSSAPSPPKAALSRSSMQPRAVQRRSCRPFVNTTPRILLPTIL; this is encoded by the exons ATGACGCGCAACACCACCTGCCAGAGCACCTCGTGGAAGCCCGATCCAGCGAGGATCCTTCACCACCCTCCACTCTCCGGTGACCACCAGCCCGCGTGCGGATGGTGTGCTATCCTGCAGATCGAGGAGGCGTCGAACTTCAGATGGAGGAGGCCACAACCTGCAGCTGGCCGCGCCATGGTTGCGCGTCACCGGCATCCTCCGTCACGCTCGGCACCTCCTGAGCGTTGGAGTGAAG GGCATTTTCTTCAGGGCAGTGGAGAGCACCCTCACCCTGATCCCATCTGCAGCAGCGCCCCGAGTCCTCCCAAAGCAGccttgagccgttcaagtatgcAGCCCCGGGCCGTTCAACGACGGAGCTGCCGACCGTTCGTGAACACAACACCCCGGATCCTGCTGCCCACCATCCTGTAA
- the LOC125513808 gene encoding uncharacterized protein LOC125513808 isoform X2 — protein MTRNTTCQSTSWKPDPARILHHPPLSGDHQPACGWCAILQIEEASNFRWRRPQPAAGRAMVARHRHPPSRSAPPERWSEGRLGIFFRAVESTLTLIPSAAAPRVLPKQP, from the exons ATGACGCGCAACACCACCTGCCAGAGCACCTCGTGGAAGCCCGATCCAGCGAGGATCCTTCACCACCCTCCACTCTCCGGTGACCACCAGCCCGCGTGCGGATGGTGTGCTATCCTGCAGATCGAGGAGGCGTCGAACTTCAGATGGAGGAGGCCACAACCTGCAGCTGGCCGCGCCATGGTTGCGCGTCACCGGCATCCTCCGTCACGCTCGGCACCTCCTGAGCGTTGGAGTGAAGGTCGACTC GGCATTTTCTTCAGGGCAGTGGAGAGCACCCTCACCCTGATCCCATCTGCAGCAGCGCCCCGAGTCCTCCCAAAGCAGccttga